In Paenibacillus sp. BIC5C1, a genomic segment contains:
- a CDS encoding DUF2634 domain-containing protein — MPSLFPETGVVWGDEEDLSGAASEEVRFGRSWRFDYDAGDFVLTPSGKVAAASAHEAWVQWCIKAVKTPRYRHVIYSRNYGSELDELVGQGDSRGVMESEITRMVTETLLADPRTDSVDQFTFDWNREQCMFSCRVASVQEEMFILESEVI, encoded by the coding sequence ATGCCTAGTTTGTTCCCGGAAACGGGTGTGGTCTGGGGAGACGAGGAAGATCTGTCGGGGGCGGCTTCGGAAGAGGTGCGATTTGGACGGAGCTGGCGATTCGATTACGATGCGGGGGATTTTGTGCTGACTCCAAGTGGCAAAGTCGCTGCGGCAAGTGCGCATGAAGCCTGGGTACAGTGGTGCATCAAGGCGGTCAAGACGCCTAGGTACAGACATGTGATCTACTCCCGAAACTATGGCTCGGAGCTGGATGAGTTGGTTGGTCAGGGTGACAGCCGTGGAGTGATGGAAAGTGAGATCACCCGGATGGTTACGGAGACGTTACTAGCTGATCCACGCACGGATTCGGTAGACCAATTTACGTTTGATTGGAATCGGGAGCAGTGCATGTTCTCGTGTCGTGTGGCGAGTGTGCAGGAAGAAATGTTTATTCTGGAAAGTGAGGTGATCTGA
- a CDS encoding holin family protein: MGHPMEMAPRSNNQLGGWSGVLGVLLVFVIFDYLTGIAAAGMNGKLESNVGMFGIARKVFIFAMVSVAHLVDGVLGDGHLFRDAVAFFYIANELLSIIENGGKLGAPIPPAIRQAIEVLKGKGGSGGIPDNYTPDSREPFVQSDGKDVDQQARDETK; this comes from the coding sequence ATGGGACACCCTATGGAAATGGCTCCTCGCTCTAATAACCAGCTCGGAGGTTGGTCAGGCGTACTCGGCGTACTGCTCGTGTTTGTCATCTTCGATTATCTAACCGGCATCGCGGCGGCAGGGATGAATGGCAAGCTGGAGAGTAATGTCGGCATGTTCGGCATCGCGCGAAAGGTATTTATATTTGCAATGGTATCGGTGGCTCATCTGGTGGACGGTGTTCTGGGAGACGGACATTTGTTCAGGGATGCGGTCGCCTTTTTTTATATCGCGAATGAGTTGTTGTCTATCATTGAAAATGGGGGCAAATTGGGCGCACCGATCCCGCCTGCGATCCGGCAGGCTATTGAAGTGCTCAAGGGTAAAGGAGGAAGCGGGGGTATACCCGACAACTATACTCCTGATTCCAGAGAACCTTTTGTACAGTCAGATGGTAAGGACGTTGATCAACAGGCCAGAGATGAAACGAAGTAA
- a CDS encoding baseplate J/gp47 family protein, whose translation MAEIPRYLEDQTEEQIMQRMLDRLPADLDKSEGSFLWDAEAPVAFMLSEAALWAQELLRRGFASTAASSDPNFRSEELDLRAGEHGLTRRAAVAAQGSVQFVGTPGKVVPAGTVVATLADEISGEASLEYETVGRVELGEDGLGSVGVRALVAGKESNVPAGTVTVLSTPVSGVTSVTNVEVIKGGADIEADMALLERFYAKVRNQGTSGNKSQYVQWASEVPGVGATRVIPLWQGPGTVGLYLLDTDKRAAGTDLVASVQKYVDPTQDGQGEGVAPAGPVVTVMPAEEVPMNIQVKLTLASDATLADVRALIERGVTAYLKQLAFADPLVRYTRIAAILLDIPPIIDYSELTVNGVSDQNIEMKASQVAVLGAVDVHE comes from the coding sequence ATGGCTGAGATTCCGCGTTATTTGGAAGACCAGACGGAGGAACAGATTATGCAGCGCATGCTGGATCGTCTGCCCGCGGATTTGGATAAGTCGGAGGGTTCGTTTCTGTGGGATGCGGAAGCTCCGGTTGCGTTTATGCTGTCTGAAGCGGCGTTGTGGGCGCAGGAATTACTGCGGCGCGGGTTTGCAAGTACGGCAGCGAGCAGTGATCCGAATTTCCGTTCGGAGGAGCTGGATTTGCGGGCGGGGGAGCATGGGCTTACGCGACGGGCTGCGGTGGCGGCACAAGGTTCGGTTCAATTCGTGGGTACGCCGGGCAAGGTGGTTCCTGCGGGTACAGTTGTGGCTACTTTGGCGGATGAAATCTCCGGTGAAGCTTCGCTCGAGTATGAAACGGTTGGTCGTGTGGAGTTGGGAGAAGATGGTCTGGGTAGTGTTGGCGTGCGAGCGCTCGTTGCCGGAAAAGAAAGCAATGTGCCTGCAGGCACCGTGACCGTGCTGTCTACACCCGTGAGTGGCGTTACCTCTGTAACTAACGTTGAGGTGATCAAAGGTGGTGCGGATATCGAGGCAGATATGGCGCTGCTGGAACGCTTTTATGCCAAAGTCCGCAATCAAGGGACAAGCGGCAACAAATCGCAATATGTGCAATGGGCCAGTGAGGTACCAGGTGTTGGTGCAACCCGGGTTATTCCGTTATGGCAAGGGCCGGGCACGGTGGGATTGTATTTGCTGGATACGGACAAACGTGCGGCGGGAACCGATCTGGTGGCGTCTGTACAGAAATACGTGGACCCAACGCAGGATGGACAGGGTGAAGGCGTTGCTCCTGCTGGTCCGGTGGTGACCGTGATGCCAGCAGAGGAAGTACCGATGAACATTCAGGTGAAGCTGACGCTGGCAAGTGATGCGACACTCGCTGATGTACGGGCATTAATCGAACGCGGGGTGACCGCGTATTTGAAGCAATTGGCTTTTGCCGATCCACTCGTTCGTTACACTCGCATTGCCGCGATTCTGTTGGATATTCCGCCGATTATCGACTATTCGGAGCTTACCGTGAACGGTGTGAGCGACCAGAATATCGAGATGAAAGCGAGTCAGGTGGCGGTGCTGGGGGCGGTGGATGTTCATGAGTAG
- a CDS encoding YmfQ family protein, with protein sequence MSAPSAVHVGLTSEKGRELFSYLPSYYETSRVMQADMQSKGTEMDLLYQALDETLDQFFVRTATWGLDFWEQELGIETDRLKPVEQRRAVVESKLRGAGKFSGKLVANVAEAYAGGKVDVMFQPEAWSFTVSFVDTMGIPPNIDDLKRAIDELKPAHMAVEYEYRYLIWDDLDNKQMTWDELDAASLTWNELEVWA encoded by the coding sequence ATGAGTGCACCTTCTGCTGTACATGTTGGACTGACGAGTGAGAAAGGGCGGGAGCTGTTTTCTTATTTGCCAAGCTATTATGAGACTTCCCGCGTGATGCAGGCGGATATGCAGTCCAAAGGAACCGAGATGGATCTGCTATATCAGGCGCTGGATGAGACGTTGGATCAGTTTTTTGTCCGCACGGCGACATGGGGCCTGGATTTCTGGGAGCAGGAGCTTGGCATTGAGACGGATCGTCTCAAACCTGTGGAGCAGCGGCGTGCCGTGGTGGAATCGAAACTGCGCGGTGCCGGAAAATTTTCGGGGAAATTGGTTGCGAATGTGGCTGAGGCGTACGCTGGAGGCAAGGTGGATGTAATGTTTCAGCCGGAAGCGTGGAGCTTTACGGTGAGCTTTGTGGACACGATGGGCATTCCGCCCAATATTGATGATCTCAAACGGGCGATTGATGAACTAAAACCGGCCCACATGGCCGTGGAGTATGAGTATCGCTATCTGATCTGGGACGATCTGGACAACAAACAGATGACCTGGGATGAACTGGATGCTGCGTCCCTGACGTGGAATGAACTGGAGGTGTGGGCGTAA